Genomic window (Pseudomonas sp. MM211):
TGGCGGCTCCTTTATGCGCATATGCCTTAGGCCGCGGACCGGCCGCGATCGTTCCGCTTGTCGGTCGTCACGACGCTATCGGTATTTGTTGATAAGAATTATCATTCGCCGGATTGCTGCCACGCTTCTGGCGCATCGTCACGAGCAACCCCACTTCATGGTCGACCAGCCGTCTTCACTCGAGCCTCGCCAGCCCGATCCGTCCACGACGGAGCCGGTGCAGCGCGATGCCTTCCTGCGCACTTTTCTCGCCCGTCGTGAACAGATGGAGGCGGTGTTGCGGCGGCGTGTCGGTTGTCGGGCGACTGCGGCGGATCTGGTGCAGGAGCTGTTCCTGCGCTTCTGGCGACGGCCCAGTGCGCCGCTCGAGGACATGGGCAGTTACCTGATCCGCAGCGCCCACAACCTGGCCATCGACCATTTGCGCAGCGAGGGCGCGCGCGCGCGCAACGAAGCCGGTCTGCTGTCCGAACAGCGTGGCGACGGCAGCGTTTCCCCGGATGCAGCGCTGGAGGCGGGCAGCGATCTGCGTCGCGTGGAGGCCGCTCTGCGAGCGCTGCCGGAGCGAACCCGGCATATCTTCCTGCTCAATCGCATTCACGGCCAGACTTACGGGCAGATCGCCCGCAGCATGGCGCTTTCCCAGAGCGCCGTGGAAAAACATATGATGCGCGCCCTGGAAGCCTGCAAGGCCAGCGTCATCGACACGCCGGCCAGCCACTCACACGAAAGCGCCGCGCCATGAGCCACGAGTCATATCTACAGGAGGAGTCACTGTCGCGCATCGAGCAGGACGCCTGGCTGTGGCTCGGCCGTTTGCAGGGCCAGCCGGGCGACAAGGTGCAGATGGCCTTCGAACAATGGCTGGCCGCCGCGCCCGAGCATGTCGATACCTTCGTGCGCATGCAGTCGCTCTGGCACCTGAGCCGCCCGGCTGCCCAGCACCTCGCCGAGGAAGAGGCTGACGCCCTGCAGCAGTACCTGCGCCCACCGCCGAGCCGGCGTCCTTATTGGGCCTCGGCACTGGCGCTGGCCGCCTGCCTGCTGCTGGTGGTCTGGGGAGGCGGGTGGCAGCCGTTGCGCTGGGTCGATGACCTGGGCGCGGACGTGGTCTCGGCACCGGGGCAGGTGCGCAGCGTGACGTTGAGCGATGGCTCCACCGTGGTGCTGGATGCCGACAGCGCCATCGCCGTCGAATATGGCGCAGGCGAGCGGCACATTGAGCTGCGGCGTGGTGCGGCGTATTTCAGCGTGGTGCCGGGCGATATTCCCTTCACCGTGGCGGCTGCTGGTGGCGAAGCGCGGGTGCTCGGCACACGTTTCGAAGTACGCCGGCTCGATGACGGCGCGCGGGTTTCGGTAATGCAGGGCCGAGTGGCCGTCCGCGGTGGGCCCGCGGACACGGCGAGGGTACTCACTGCCGGCCAGCAACTGAGTTTTGCCGATGGGGTCAGCGGCACGCTGCAGGGTGTCGATGTCGAAGCGCTAACGTCCTGGCGTGATGGCCGCTTTAGTTTCTATCGCGCGCCATTGGGCGAGGTGGTTGCCGAGCTACGCCGCTATTACCCAGGTCGCATCGTGCTGCTCAACGATGAGCTGCGCGAGAAGCGGGTCAGTGGCAGCTTCGCCAGCCAGAATCCCCAGGCAATTCTCGATGCCCTGCAGGCGGTGGTCGGCTTCGAGCAACACAAGGTGCTTGGGCGGCTGATCATCCTGCGCTGAAAATATTTTCGCTGGAGGATGAGGTAAACCCCGTCGGCATCCGTGTACTGCTTTGAATGCGACTTTTTCGCAAAGAGAACCAGCACCCGGGATGAACAAAGCCATGAATCACCGCACCATGCGTCGGCAGGATGCCACCTTGAAACATGTGGGCCTGGCGGCGCTGCTGCTGAGCGCAGGTATGCTGCCACTGGCACAGCCCGCGCTGGCCCAGGCCGTTGCCGATCAGGCGGCGACCTACGCGTTCGCCATACCTGCGCAACCGCTGCCGCAGGCACTCGACGCGTTCAGCCGAACCACCGGCCTCAACCTGGTATACACCGACGAAGCGCCTTACGCCGTGCAGGCTCCGGCACTGCAGGGGCGCATGAGCGTCGAGCAGGCACTGGCCCGTTTGCTGGCTGGCTCCGGTTTCACCTACCGTCAGGCCGGTACCAATACCGTGGCGCTGCAGGCGCTGCGCAGCGAGGGCGCGGTCAATCTGGATGCCGTGAACATTCAGTCGCAACGCAGCACGGCCTACAGCTATCAGCCACCTGAAACCACCTCGCTGATGCGCAGCGACACGCCGCTGCTGGAGATTCCCCAGGCCGTTGCCGTGGTGCCGGCGCAGGTGCTGCAGGATCAGCAGCCCCAGAATCTCGACGATGCCCTGGCCAACGTCAGTGGCATCACCCAGTCCAATACCCTGGGTAGCACGCTCGATGCGGTGATGAAGCGCGGCTTCGGTGACAACCGTGACGGCTCCATTCTGCGAGACGGCATGCGCACTATCCAGGGCCGCAATTTCACCGCCACCGCCGAGCGGGTCGAAGTGCTCAAAGGGCCATCGTCGATGCTCTACGGCATTCTCGATCCGGGCGGTGTGATCAACGTGGTCAGCAAGAAACCGCAGCTGGAAAGCTACCGCGCCATCACCGGCCGTGCCTCGACCTTCGGCCACGGCAAGAACGGCAGTGGCGGCACCCTCGATGTCACCGGCCCGCTGGGCGAAACAGGCCTGGCCTATCGGTTGGTCGCTGATTACGACGACGCCGACTACTGGCGCAGCTTCGGCAATAACCGCGACAAGACCTTTGCGCCGTCCCTGGCCTGGTACGGCGAAGACACCACCATCACCCTCAGCCACGAGTACCGCGAGTATTCGGTGCCTTTCGATCGTGGCACGGTGTTCCGTGACGGCAAACCCCTGAGCATTCCTGCCGAGCGCCGTCTGGACGAGGCTTACAACATCACTGACGGCCGCTCGCACCTGACCATCTTCGACCTGTCCCATCAGCTCAACGAAGACTGGAAGGCCCACTTCGCCTACAGCTACAACCGTGATCGTTATGACGATTACCAGGCGCGAATCTTCCGCGCAGAGAGCGACGGCACTTACACCAGGCGCCTGGACGGCACCCAGGGCGCGGTCAGCACCTCGCACTTCGCCACCTTCGATCTGGATGGCAAGGTGATGCTCGGCGGGATGCAGCACGATCTGCTGATGGGCGTGGATCACGAGTACCGCAAGTTCTATCGTGCCGACCTGCTGCGTCAGAACACCGGCATTCGCTTCGATCCGTTCAATCCTGTCTACGGCGTGGTACCGGTGCCGACGACGGTGGCTGCTTCGGACAGCGACCAGACTGATCGTGTGGTCACCCAGTCAGCTTTCATTCAGGACTCCATCCACCTCAACGAGCAGTGGATCTTCGTGGCTGGCGCCCGCTATCAGCTGTATGACCAGCTCGCCGGGCGTGGGCGGCCGTTCAACAAGAACACCGATATCGACGGCCAGGTCTGGGTGCCGCGCGTGGGCCTTGTCTACAAGCTCAACGACGAGCTGTCGCTGTACGGCGGTTATACCGAGTCCTTCAAGCCCAACTCGACGATTGCACCGTTGAGCAACGGCGTGACGATCAATGGCGTGCCGCCGGAGGAGGGTAAATCCTGGGAACTCGGTGCCAAGCTGGATATGCCGGGGCGCATTACCGGTACCCTGGCGCTGTTCGATATCGTCAAGGAAAACGTCCTCGTCACCCAGACCATTGGCACTGAAACCATCGCTACCGGCGCTGGCGAAGTGCGCTCCCGCGGTGTGGAACTGGACGTTACCGGGCAACTGACCGACAGCCTCAGCCTGATCGGCACGTTCGCGCTGACCGATGCCGAGGTGACCAAAGACCCCGATCTCAAGGGTAACGGGCTACAGAACGTCGCCCGGCAGACCGGCTCGCTTTCCGCTGTCTACGATTTTGGCGCGCTGTTCGGCGGCGACCGCCTGCGCGCTGGCGCCGGTACGCGTTACGTCGGCGAGCGGGAAGGCGACGCCGGCAACACCTTCACCCTGCCGTCCTATACGGTGGCCGATGCCTTCGCCAGCTACGACACCCGCCTCGGCGACAACAAGCTCAAGCTGCAGCTCAACGTCAAGAACCTGTTCGACAAGACCTACTACAGCTCTTCGGTGAACACCCTCAACGTCTCGGTGGGTGATCCGCGCCAGGTTCAAGTGTCCAGTACGCTGGAGTTCTGATTGCATTCAGGCCGCATGGGCTGAGCGCGCGCGGACGACAATGCTTATCCACCCTCATATGAGGGTGCTATGAAGCCCTATCAGGCGGTGGTTCGAGTGCGCGGCGTGAGTGAAGGGTAGTCATCGGCAGAAATGCTTCGGTGGATCAATGGAGCGTGATCCACCGAAACAATCAGATCACCCTGAACCCATGGGTGCCATCCCGGCCCAGTTGCTCGACCAGGCCGAACTCCCAGTCCAGGTAACCCTGCATCGCTTCGCGTGGGTTGTCCGTGCCTTCGTAGGGGCGGCGGTAGCGGTCGCTGCGTGGCACGGCCAGGTGCTGTTCGCCGGATTCGTCGGGTAGGCCGGCGGCGAACCAGGCAGCGTTGCCACCCGCGAGCAGGAGCACCGGTTTGCCGGTCAGAGCCTGCAGTTCACTGACCACGAAGCGGGCCAGCAGGCTGCTGCCGCAGGTGAGTACATAGCGTTCGGCCACTGGCAAGTTTTCCAGGGCCTGCGGCAGTTGTGCGCGGATCGCCCAGTGGGCGCCGGGGATGTGGCGTTTGACGTGGTTAGCGCTGGTGGTGAAGTCGATCACTACGGTGTCGCCTGCGGCCAGCCAGGTTTGCAGGGTGTGCGGGCTGATTTCCTCTGCCTGCGGCAGGGCGGGCAGGGGAGTCGGCCAGGCGCCGGTTTCGCTGAAAGCGTTCTGTGGCAGGTTGTCCAGCACGTGCACCTCCCAGCCCAGTTGGGCCAGCCAGGAGGCGCTCATGTTGGCGCGCACGCCGTCGTCATCGGCGAGCACGATGCGCGCACCGCGTACGCTGGCGAAGTGATCGGTTTCCTGTACCAGTTGGCCGCCGGGCGTGGAGCGTGAGCCGGGCAGGTGACCGGCTTCGTATTCTTCCGGTGTGCGCACGTCGAACAGGTAAGTGGTGCGCGCTGGTTGTGCCTGCCAATGGCTCAGGTGTTCGAGCGTGGCACGGCCGACGCCGGCCTTGTCAGCCACGGCGCGTGCCGAGCGTGCAGCCTGCTCATGGTTGTTCGCGCTGACCTCGCCGAAGCGGCGGCTCTGGCCATGTTCCAGCTGCTGACCCGCCAGAGTCCAGCCGATGGTGCCGTTGCGCAGTGCGGCGACCGGGTTGGGCACGCCGGCATTTACCAGCGACTGAGTACCGATGATGCTGCGGGTGCGCCCCGCGCAGTTGACGATGATCTGCGTGGCCGGATCAGGCGCCAGCTCGCGGGCGCGCAGCACCAGCTCGGCACCCGGTACGCTGATTCCGCTGGGGATGCTCATGGTCTGATATTCGTCGAAGCGGCGGGCGTCGAGCACCACCACGTCGGCCTTGGCATCGAGCAGCGCCTGTACCTCTTCGGCGGCCAGCGATGGCGTGTGGCGTTGGCTTTCCACCAGTTCGCCAAAAGACTTGCTCGGTACGTTGACGTCGCGAAACAGCTCGCCACCGGCGTTGCGCCAGCCGGCCAACTGGCCCTCCAGGAGGGCTACGTCGCTGTAACCAAGTTGCAGCAGGCGTTCAGCGGCGACCTGGGCCAGACCTTCGCCATCGTCATAAACGGTGATCGCGGTGTCGCGGCGCGGCACCCGCGCGTAGATTTCCAGCTCGAGCTTGGACAGCGGAATATTGGCAGCGAACAGTGGATGTTCTTCGGCAAAGGGCGCTTCTTCGCGCACATCGATAAGGGCGACTTCCTGCTGTTGCAGCAGGGCGGTGCGGATATCGGCGAAAGAGCGGGTGTCGACTTGGCTCATGGTTCAGGACTCGTGTTGGGCAGGCTGCCGTTGGGCAATGGAAGGAGGCGTGGAGTAGCCAGAGATGAACAGTTTTTCGCTGCCGTCTTCGCGGTACACGGCGCGATGCACCGCACCGATGTCGGCGCCATAGACGTGGATGCTGATCGACACGCGATCATCGAAGGCATTGCTGACTTGATGGATGTCGCCGATGCGCGGCGATACCGCTTCTACCTGGCCGGGCTTGAGGCGCACGACGTCGCCATCGGCGTGCAGGCTGCCGTCGGCCTGGCGGCTGAATCCCTGGGAATCCTCGGCGCCACGCAGCATGCCGATCAGCCCCCAGACGCGGTGGTCGTGCACCGGTGTGCTTTGCCCTGGGCCCCAGACGAAGCTGACCACCGAGAAGCGCCGCGCTGGGTCAAGGTGCAGCAGGTATTGCTGGTAGCGCTCGGTACTGGGCTGCGCGAGTTCGCGCGGTAGCCAGTCGTCATGGCTGACCAGTTGCTGCAGCAGCTCACCACCGCGTTCGATCAGGGTGCCCTCATCGGGCTCGCGGTTCAGCAGATCCGAGAGGCCGGCAACGAAGGCGTTCAGGCGTTCCGGAGTTGTGGGGTGGCTCATGGCGGGTAATCCGTAGCGGTTTGGAGCCTAAGGTAGCAATCCGCCATTGATTATAAAAATTCAATTTATGCATAAGCTAATATGCGAATTGTGTAATTTTTTGGCGCGTTGCTCGGCTCGCCTTCTCTCCCTGCGGGGTTCCCCCGTCGTTCATGAACGGGTTATTTCCATCGTCACCACGTGGCTGCAGGCCATGCTTGAGCCTGTTGTGCGATTTTTATTATTTCGCATATTAGGATATTCCTAAAATGAATTTCATTTCTTGTTCGTCTATCTATAAATTTTATAAGAATTAGCCATTAAAGACGTTTTCATTATAAGCGAGACGTTTGTAGCACCTTGGCTCCCGGACATGACCACGTGACAGGAATCGCGACATGAGCATTGAAATCATCGGCATGATTACGGCCGCGCCAGCTTCGGAAGTGGATCAGCCACTGGGCGATGCGGTTGATCCAGCATTCGTCGCCCGGTTCGCCCAGGCCCATGAAGAGGCGGGCTTCGACCGGGTACTGGTCGGCTATTTTTCCAACGGCCCGGAGGGGGCAGTGGTCAGCTCTTTCGCTGCTGCCGCGACGCGCAAGCTGGGCATTCTGCTGGCGTATCGGCCAGGGATGATCGCGCCGCCTCTGGCTGCCCGGCAGCTCGCCACGCTGGATCAGTTCAGTGGTGGGCGCCTGGCACTCAACGTTGTCAGTGGCGGCAATGACGAGGATTTGCAGCGCGACGGTGATTACCTCAATCACGCTCAGCGTTACGCCCGCACTGAAGAATACCTGCAGGCATTGAAAGCGATCTGGACGGCCGAGCAGCCGGTGGATTTCAGTGGCGACTTCTATCGTTTCCAGGGCGCCTCGCCTGCGGTGCGCTGCACTCAGCGCCCTCACATCCCGATATATTTCAGTGGTGCTTCGGCAGCGGCGGTGCAGGTCGCGGCGCAGCATGCCGACACCTACATGCTCTGGGGCGAGCCCCTGGCTTCGGTGGGCGAACAGGTTGCCAGCGTAAGGGCTGCCGCCGCCGTACATGGCCGCGTGCCGAGGTTCTCGGTGTCATTTCGACCCATCGTCGCCGACACCGAAGAGGCCGCCTGGAAGCGTGCTGCCGAGATACTCGAACAGATTCGCGAAAATCGCATTCGCCTGGGCTTGCCACTCACCGAGCACGCCCCCGAAAACGTCGGTTCGCAGCGCCTGTTGGCGGCTGCCGGGCAGGGTGAGGTACTGGACAGCCGCTTGTGGATGGGCGTTGCTCGGTTGACTGGCGCGCGCTGGAACTCTACCTCACTGGTCGGCACGCCCGAGCAGGTCGCGGCGGCGTTGGGTGAGTACTACAAACTCGGGGTTTCCACCTTTCTGATTCGTGGTTTCGACCCACTGGGCGACGCCATCACCTATGGCCAGGGACTGATCCCTGCCATTCATGAACACATCGCCCGTCTGGGCAACCTTCCTGAGGAAACCTTGCAATGAAATTGTCCGCACTGTTGCGCACCGCGCTGGCTAGCGCGTTCCTGGCCGCGCCTCTGGTTCAGGCGGCCGAGCAGATCACCCTGCGCGTGGGTGACCAGAACTACTACAACGTCCGCGCTTCGGTGGAGGCCTCCGGTGTGCTGGAAGGCGCGCCCTACAAGGTCGACTGGAAGCATTTTCAGTCCGCCGCGCCAGTCGCGGAAGGCCTGGATGCGGGCGCGCTGGATCTGGGCTTTCTCGGCGATTCGGGCTTTATCTTCCTGGCTGCCAAGGGCGCGCCAGTGAAGCTGATCGGCGTATCGCGGCAGAACCCGGACACCATCGCGCTGCTGGTGCCCAAGGATTCGCCAGCCAAGACCATCGCTGACCTGAAAGGCAAAAAGGTTGCCTACTGGCCAGGAGCCTGGAGCCAGCAGTTGACCTTGCGGGCTCTGGAGAAAGCCGGGCTACCCCGCGACTACGTGGAGTTCGTCAAACTGATGCCCATCGACGCTGCTGCGGCGTTGCCACAGGGCAGCATCGACGCGTTCCCGGTGTGGGAACCCTATATCTCCCAGCAGATCGTGTTTTCCGGCGCCAAGCCGATCATCACCGCCCGCGACCTGATGCCGGGGCTGTCGAGTATCGCCGCCAACGCCGACACGCTGGATACGAAACGGGCCGCTATCAGCGATTTCCTCGGTCGCCTGCAGAAGGCCCGCGCCTGGGTTGAGGCGAACAAGGAAACCTACGCGGATTTGTGGGCGAAGAAGGCCAATCTGGATCCTGCCGTGTCCCGCCACTGGATCGGCCAGGCCAACATGAGCGTCGGCCCGGTGGATGAGCAGGCAGCCCGTGATTATCAGGACACCGCCGACTTCCTCGTCGAAACCGGCGCATTGCCCAAGGCATTCGACACCAAGGCGGTTATCGACACCTCGTTTGGCAGCGCCTTCAAGTAAGCCAGGGCCTGCCACCGTACCGAGCAACGACTATCTTTCGAGCCTGTGAGCGTTCCAACGCAGCAGCTCCCGCGCACCAATGCCACTGGAGCTTTTGCATGTCCCTTTTTCGCTTTACCACTGTTTCTTTGCTGGCCGCGCTGTCGTTCAGCAGTTTGTTGCAGGCCGCCGAGCCCGTCACCATTCGCCTCGGCGACGTGAAGGGTGATCGCTACGCCTCGCTGCGCGCCTCGGGCGAGCTGGAGAACCTCGATTACAAGGTCGAGCTGACGCCATTCGCTGCCGGTGCCCCAGTGCTCGAAGCGCTGAATGCCAATGCCCTGGACGTTGGCTTCACCGGCGATATCCCGTTTCTGTTCGTACATGCCGCCGGTGCCCAGTTGAAGGCGGTAGGTGCCTGGCGCTACAACACCGCGACCGTGGCCCTGGTGGTGCCTGAGGGTTCAACCGCGCAGAGCGTGAAGGATCTCAAAGGCAAACGCATTGCCGTGAATCGTGGCGGCTGGGGGCATTTTCTGGCTCTTGGTCTGCTGGAGAAGAACGGCCTGACCGATAAGGATGTGACCTTCTCTTTCCTGGGGCCGGTCGATGGTCGTGCCGCGCTAGTGCGTGGCTCAGTGGATGCCTGGGTGCCGTGGGAACCCTACACCTCCAATGCCATCCTGATCGACAACGCGCGGGTGATTGCTGATGGTCGAGGCATCATGAGCGGCTATTCCTACGCCCTGGCCAGCGAAAAAGCCCTGGCGGATGCCGACAAGAAAGCCGCCATCGGCGACCTGCTGGTTCGCCTGGCCAAGGCCCAGCAGTGGGCGCTTGCCCATCCACAGCAAATGGCTGACGCGCTGTCCGAAGACCTCAATATTCCCCAGAACGTCGCCCGTCGCTGGGTGGAAGAGGCGCGCATCCAGCCCGCCGCACTGGACGAGGAAGTCGCGACCAGCCTGCAGAAAGCCGCAGACTTCTTCCACCGCCATGGCGTACTACCGAAACAGCTGGATGTGCAGCAGGCATTCGATTTCAGCCTGGCGGGGGATGTGCGTAAAGCAATCTCGGAAGATCAGCCGCAGGCAGCTCGCTGATAGCGGATCGCCGGCAAGCCGGCTCCTACGCACTGGGACTTATCACAATTCCTGTGACCGCCCAATTGTAGGAGCTGGCTTGCCAGCGATGCGATCCGGCAGGTGATATCGCCCGCAAGCGGGCTCCTACGGTCAGGAAGGGTGGGGCCTAGCTTGCCGGTGATTAGTTCTGGCCTTGTAGCCAAACAGCATCCCAAAGGGGGTAGTCGGCTAGATGGCGAACCAGCCCCGCGCGCAAGGGGTTGGCGACTATGTAACGGGCTGTTGGAAGTAGTGCATCCGCGTGTCGCAGGGCATGGTCGTGGAAGCCTTTCTGCCAGAGTCGGCCGGTACGGCCGCTGTAGTGATTGATGCTGATGGCGCTACGCGACTTCAATTGCCGCATCAGCTTTTCCAGTGGCATATTTTCCAGTTGAATCAGCCAGTGCAGATGATCCGGCATGATCACCCAGGCTAACGAGCGCAGATGCATACCATCGTGTAGTCGGCGCATCTCCGCTACCAGGAAGCGAGCGAGTTGCCAGTCACCGAAGATCGGTTGTCGATGCAAGGTGACTGCAGTCAGCAGATAAATACGCCCGCGCTCGGAAAAGCGCCCCGAACGCAAAGCATGCCCTCGGTGGGCAAAGTGGCTGGAATCCATTCCCGTGCCTCTCCATACGTAAACAATCCTCACCATCACACTGTAGGAGCTGGCTTGCCAGCGATGCGATCCGGCAGGCGATATCGCCCGCAAGCGGGCTCCTACGAATCTAGGTTTACCTGATCCAGTAATCCCATTGTAGGAGCCGGCTTGCCGGCGATGCGATCTGAAATCGCAATGGTCAGAAGGTGGAGCCCCACACGACAGAACGCTAAAGGGGCGTCTTGTCCTGCTCTTCGGGGTGATCCTTGGAGACGCCGGGAACGTGCAGGCCGCTTTCGGCGACTTGGCTCCCTTCCAGCTGCGGTTGGGTCACCCAGGTGAGGATGTCGTAGTAACGGCGGATGTTGCGCACGAAATGTACCGGCTCACCACCGCGGGCGTAGCCGTAGCGGGTCTTGCTGTACCACTGCTTCTGTGAAAGGCGCGGCAGGATTTTCTGTACGTCCAGCCACTTGTTGGGATCAAGCCCCTCGGCTTCAGTCAGCTTGCGGGCATCTTCCAGGTGCCCGCCGCCGACGTTGTAAGAGGCGAGGGCAAACCAGGTGCGATCCGGCTCCTGAATGCTGTCCGGCAGTTGCTCTTTGACGTGCACCAGGTACTTGGCGCCGCCCTGGATGCTCTGCTGCGGGTTGAGGCGGTCGGACACGCCCATCGCCTGGGCGGTACGCAGGGTCAACATCATCAGGCCGCGCACGCCGGTTTTGGAGGTAGCACCGGGCTGCCAGAGTGATTCCTGATAGCCAACGGCAGCGAGCATGCGCCAATCCAGATCGTTTTCCTGGGCCGCCTTGCGGAAGTGTTTTTCGTAACGCGGCAGGCGCTGTTGCAGATGTTGGGCGAAGGTGTAGGCGCCGACGTAGCCGAGTACATCGACGTGGCCGTAATAGCGCTCCTTCAGGCGTTGCAGGCTGCCGTTGTCCTGGGAGCGGCGCAGGAAACCGTCGACCTGATCGAGCAGGCTGGTGTCTTCGCTCTGCGCCACGGCCCAGCCCAGGTTGCGCGAGTCGCCAAGGTCGAAGCCGACGCGCACGTTGGGGAAATACACCTGGTTCATGGCCAGTTCGTTGGAGTCGACCAGGGTCAGGTCGATCTGTCCCTCATCGACCATGCGCAGCAGGTCGACCACTTCGACATCGGCCGATTCCTCGTACTGCAGCTCCGGCTCCTCGATCTTCAGCGCGGCCAGCTGTTCGGCATGGCTGCTGCCTTTGAGCACCAGAATGCGCTTGCCGACCAGATCCGCAGGGCTGCTGGGGCGGCGTTGGCCGTTGCGGTAGACGATCTGCGGGGTGACTTCCAGATAAGGCACGGAGAAGCGCGCACTTTGCTGGCGCCCTTGGCTTTCTACCAGGCCGGCGGCAGCCAGCACTGGGCCGTTGGGCTGGCCTAGGCGGGAAAATAAGTCATCGAGGTTGTCGGCGGTCTGGATTTCCAGCTTTACGTCGAGATCGTCGGCGAAGCGCTTGACCAGCTCGTACTCGAAGCCGGTTTCGCCGTTACGATCCTGGAAGTAGGTAGCCGGGCTGTTGCGGGTTATCACGCGCAGCACGCCTTCCTCCTTGATACGCTCAAGGCTGCTGGGAGGTTCCGCGCAGCCGCTGAGCATCAGGAGTAATCCGATCGCCGAGAGCCAGCCGGCGTAGCGCTTGCCAATCAGGTAGGAGGAGGGCATCGGCGCAGTATACGCCAACGTCGTGCCGTTCCATATCTGGACAGCGAAGCCGCGCTCTGCTAGGCAAACATGCTTTTTTCGACGTATTTCACTTGTCACCCGCCTATGACCGCACAGCACGAGCGGGCGTGCCGCGAACGACGCTTTAGGCTAGAATACGCGGCCTCAAAGTACACCCCCTTCCCAGAGGCTGTCCCCGATGTTGATCCTGCGCGGCGCTCCCGCCCTTTCTGCTTTTCGTCACGGTAAATTGCTCGAGCAACTGACCGGCAAGGTTCCCGCTGTGACCGGCCTTTACGCCGAGTTCGCACACTTTGCCGATGTCGACGGTGCGTTGAGTGCCGATGAAGAGCAAGTGCTGGCCCGTTTGCTGAAGTACGGCCCGAGTGTGCCGGTGCAGGAGCCAAGCGGTCGTCTACTGCTGACCATCCCGCGTTTTGGCACCATTTCGCCCTGGTCGAGCAAGGCCAGTGACATCGCCCGCAACTGCGGTCTCGGCAAGATTCGCCGCCTGGAGCGGGGTATCGCCTACTACGTCTCGGGCGAGCTGAGCGACGCCGATGTGCAGCAGGCTGCCG
Coding sequences:
- a CDS encoding LLM class flavin-dependent oxidoreductase, which translates into the protein MITAAPASEVDQPLGDAVDPAFVARFAQAHEEAGFDRVLVGYFSNGPEGAVVSSFAAAATRKLGILLAYRPGMIAPPLAARQLATLDQFSGGRLALNVVSGGNDEDLQRDGDYLNHAQRYARTEEYLQALKAIWTAEQPVDFSGDFYRFQGASPAVRCTQRPHIPIYFSGASAAAVQVAAQHADTYMLWGEPLASVGEQVASVRAAAAVHGRVPRFSVSFRPIVADTEEAAWKRAAEILEQIRENRIRLGLPLTEHAPENVGSQRLLAAAGQGEVLDSRLWMGVARLTGARWNSTSLVGTPEQVAAALGEYYKLGVSTFLIRGFDPLGDAITYGQGLIPAIHEHIARLGNLPEETLQ
- a CDS encoding RNA polymerase sigma factor, translated to MVDQPSSLEPRQPDPSTTEPVQRDAFLRTFLARREQMEAVLRRRVGCRATAADLVQELFLRFWRRPSAPLEDMGSYLIRSAHNLAIDHLRSEGARARNEAGLLSEQRGDGSVSPDAALEAGSDLRRVEAALRALPERTRHIFLLNRIHGQTYGQIARSMALSQSAVEKHMMRALEACKASVIDTPASHSHESAAP
- a CDS encoding FecR family protein, with the translated sequence MSHESYLQEESLSRIEQDAWLWLGRLQGQPGDKVQMAFEQWLAAAPEHVDTFVRMQSLWHLSRPAAQHLAEEEADALQQYLRPPPSRRPYWASALALAACLLLVVWGGGWQPLRWVDDLGADVVSAPGQVRSVTLSDGSTVVLDADSAIAVEYGAGERHIELRRGAAYFSVVPGDIPFTVAAAGGEARVLGTRFEVRRLDDGARVSVMQGRVAVRGGPADTARVLTAGQQLSFADGVSGTLQGVDVEALTSWRDGRFSFYRAPLGEVVAELRRYYPGRIVLLNDELREKRVSGSFASQNPQAILDALQAVVGFEQHKVLGRLIILR
- a CDS encoding cysteine dioxygenase codes for the protein MSHPTTPERLNAFVAGLSDLLNREPDEGTLIERGGELLQQLVSHDDWLPRELAQPSTERYQQYLLHLDPARRFSVVSFVWGPGQSTPVHDHRVWGLIGMLRGAEDSQGFSRQADGSLHADGDVVRLKPGQVEAVSPRIGDIHQVSNAFDDRVSISIHVYGADIGAVHRAVYREDGSEKLFISGYSTPPSIAQRQPAQHES
- a CDS encoding TonB-dependent siderophore receptor; this translates as MNHRTMRRQDATLKHVGLAALLLSAGMLPLAQPALAQAVADQAATYAFAIPAQPLPQALDAFSRTTGLNLVYTDEAPYAVQAPALQGRMSVEQALARLLAGSGFTYRQAGTNTVALQALRSEGAVNLDAVNIQSQRSTAYSYQPPETTSLMRSDTPLLEIPQAVAVVPAQVLQDQQPQNLDDALANVSGITQSNTLGSTLDAVMKRGFGDNRDGSILRDGMRTIQGRNFTATAERVEVLKGPSSMLYGILDPGGVINVVSKKPQLESYRAITGRASTFGHGKNGSGGTLDVTGPLGETGLAYRLVADYDDADYWRSFGNNRDKTFAPSLAWYGEDTTITLSHEYREYSVPFDRGTVFRDGKPLSIPAERRLDEAYNITDGRSHLTIFDLSHQLNEDWKAHFAYSYNRDRYDDYQARIFRAESDGTYTRRLDGTQGAVSTSHFATFDLDGKVMLGGMQHDLLMGVDHEYRKFYRADLLRQNTGIRFDPFNPVYGVVPVPTTVAASDSDQTDRVVTQSAFIQDSIHLNEQWIFVAGARYQLYDQLAGRGRPFNKNTDIDGQVWVPRVGLVYKLNDELSLYGGYTESFKPNSTIAPLSNGVTINGVPPEEGKSWELGAKLDMPGRITGTLALFDIVKENVLVTQTIGTETIATGAGEVRSRGVELDVTGQLTDSLSLIGTFALTDAEVTKDPDLKGNGLQNVARQTGSLSAVYDFGALFGGDRLRAGAGTRYVGEREGDAGNTFTLPSYTVADAFASYDTRLGDNKLKLQLNVKNLFDKTYYSSSVNTLNVSVGDPRQVQVSSTLEF
- a CDS encoding rhodanese-related sulfurtransferase yields the protein MSQVDTRSFADIRTALLQQQEVALIDVREEAPFAEEHPLFAANIPLSKLELEIYARVPRRDTAITVYDDGEGLAQVAAERLLQLGYSDVALLEGQLAGWRNAGGELFRDVNVPSKSFGELVESQRHTPSLAAEEVQALLDAKADVVVLDARRFDEYQTMSIPSGISVPGAELVLRARELAPDPATQIIVNCAGRTRSIIGTQSLVNAGVPNPVAALRNGTIGWTLAGQQLEHGQSRRFGEVSANNHEQAARSARAVADKAGVGRATLEHLSHWQAQPARTTYLFDVRTPEEYEAGHLPGSRSTPGGQLVQETDHFASVRGARIVLADDDGVRANMSASWLAQLGWEVHVLDNLPQNAFSETGAWPTPLPALPQAEEISPHTLQTWLAAGDTVVIDFTTSANHVKRHIPGAHWAIRAQLPQALENLPVAERYVLTCGSSLLARFVVSELQALTGKPVLLLAGGNAAWFAAGLPDESGEQHLAVPRSDRYRRPYEGTDNPREAMQGYLDWEFGLVEQLGRDGTHGFRVI